One genomic region from Phragmites australis chromosome 1, lpPhrAust1.1, whole genome shotgun sequence encodes:
- the LOC133913601 gene encoding protein indeterminate-domain 7-like encodes MMLKDLAAIQQQQLAAEENMSNLTSASGDQTSVSSHPLPPPAKRKRSLPGNPDPDAEVIALSPRTLMATNRYVCEVCGKGFQRDQNLQLHRRGHNLPWKLKQRNPKEVVRKKVYVCPEPGCVHHDPARALGDLTGIKKHFSRKHGEKKWKCDRCAKRYAVQSDWKAHSKVCGTREYRCDCGTLFSRRDSFITHRAFCDALAEESARAVAVAGQHPGMLFSHAGVGDSSGLQLPAVLDPSQQLGGHGLSLQEMCLKREQQQFAPSWLTAQQQQQLEMAGAGNASVFGSARLDQEYIGSSTPESTAQPAGLSFGFSQSAAGTASTHMSATALLQKAAQMGATLSRPSSQGQMASTYSTSTTNVGTANAAAANSNVTSTGAGAGSGLAFGASHFGADERARTDRDAGSGGNAVGGNDGLTRDFLGLRAFSHGDILSMAGFDPCMSSTSAAAYEQGHQSSKPWHV; translated from the exons ATGATGCTGAAGGATCTGGCAGCaattcagcagcagcagctggccGCTGAGGAGAACATGTCGAACCTGACATCCGCCTCCGGCGACCAGACCAGCGTCTCCTCccaccccctccctcctcccgccAAGAGGAAGCGCAGCCTCCCGGGGAATCCAG ACCCCGACGCGGAGGTGATCGCGCTGTCGCCGCGGACGCTGATGGCGACGAACCGGTACGTGTGCGAGGTGTGCGGCAAGGGGTTCCAGCGCGACCAGAACCTGCAGCTGCACCGGCGCGGGCACAACCTGCCGTGGAAGCTCAAGCAGCGCAACCCCAAGGAGGTGGTGCGCAAGAAGGTGTACGTGTGCCCGGAGCCCGGCTGCGTGCACCACGACCCGGCGCGCGCGCTCGGCGACCTCACTGGCATCAAGAAGCACTTCAGCCGCAAGCACGGCGAGAAGAAGTGGAAGTGCGACAGATGCGCCAAGCGCTACGCCGTGCAGTCCGACTGGAAGGCGCACTCCAAGGTCTGCGGCACGCGCGAGTACCGATGCGACTGCGGCACCCTCTTCTCAAG GAGGGACAGCTTCATCACGCACAGGGCGTTCTGCGACGCGCTCGCGGAGGAGAGCGCGAGAGCGGTGGCAGTGGCGGGACAGCACCCGGGGATGCTCTTCTCACACGCCGGTGTCGGGGATAGCTCGGGGCTGCAGCTGCCGGCTGTGCTGGACCCGTCGCAGCAGCTGGGCGGGCACGGGCTGTCCTTGCAAGAAATGTGCCTCAAGAGGGAGCAGCAACAGTTCGCGCCGTCGTGGCTCAcggcgcagcagcagcaacagttgGAGATGGCCGGCGCGGGCAACGCATCCGTGTTCGGGTCCGCGAGGCTTGACCAGGAGTACATCGGCAGCTCCACGCCGGAGAGCACCGCGCAGCCGGCGGGCCTGAGCTTCGGATTCTCGCAGTCCGCCGCTGGCACGGCCTCGACGCACATGTCGGCCACCGCGCTGCTGCAGAAGGCGGCGCAGATGGGTGCAACGCTGAGCCGGCCGTCGAGCCAAGGCCAGATGGCGAGCACTTACAGCACCAGTACCACCAATGTTGGCACTGCCAATGCAGCAGCTGCTAATAGCAATGTGACTAGCACGGGCGCTGGCGCAGGCTCTGGCCTCGCCTTCGGGGCATCTCACTTTGGAGCGGACGAGAGGGCCAGGACTGATCGAGACGCAGGCAGCGGCGGCAATGCCGTAGGCGGCAACGACGGCCTCACCAGGGACTTCTTGGGTTTGCGGGCGTTCTCCCACGGCGACATACTTAGCATGGCCGGGTTCGATCCCTGCATGTCGtcgacctcggcggcggcgtaTGAGCAAGGGCACCAGAGCAGCAAGCCGTGGCATGTCTAG